In the Oceanispirochaeta sp. M1 genome, one interval contains:
- a CDS encoding MFS transporter, with translation MAYLPRKEKYAFSTALMGQTMIYNFVNLYLMIFYTDVLGISAAAAGTLFLVARVWDAVNDPLMGVVVDKTKTRLGKCRPYILYCSIPIALFTVLLFTNPDLSPVMKIVYASVTYILWGMAYTAVDIPLWTLSSRMTADSNERKSLIASGRIFNVIGSALPVFLVIPLKMLFGRGDEAKGYFWAIVAFCIVAVPLLLQGFFGTTERVMEMLNKKEHKVRVKDILDSLFKNQPLLLLLLSSLLSVLINLPITAGIFYATYNLGDEGYMALLAGTVLVASGIGCGIAPALGRRYTGRSILIATSALASFLFVIAYFACASGNMVLIVLLTFIIGVLLGIPLVLRTSMMADTIEYAQAKTGVRNEGIIFASLTFVSKLKMGAASFFVGMVLKFSGYIPNIEQTPEALNGIMLTMTLLPALGAALSVIPMLFYTLTDQEHKKIIEQLS, from the coding sequence ATGGCTTATCTTCCCCGTAAAGAAAAGTATGCTTTTTCCACAGCCCTGATGGGCCAGACCATGATTTATAATTTTGTGAATCTATATCTTATGATTTTTTATACAGATGTTCTTGGTATCTCGGCTGCAGCAGCAGGAACTCTTTTTCTGGTGGCTAGAGTCTGGGATGCTGTCAATGACCCTCTTATGGGAGTCGTTGTTGATAAAACCAAGACTCGCCTGGGAAAGTGCCGACCCTATATTCTCTATTGTTCCATACCTATAGCGCTGTTCACAGTCTTGCTTTTTACGAATCCTGATCTGTCTCCTGTAATGAAAATAGTCTATGCCTCAGTAACATATATTCTTTGGGGAATGGCCTATACTGCCGTGGATATTCCTCTATGGACTCTCAGCAGCCGGATGACTGCGGATTCCAATGAGAGAAAATCTCTTATTGCCAGCGGTCGTATATTCAATGTTATAGGATCAGCTCTCCCTGTATTTCTTGTGATTCCCCTTAAAATGCTATTTGGCAGAGGGGATGAAGCCAAAGGCTATTTCTGGGCAATCGTTGCATTTTGTATCGTTGCAGTTCCTCTCCTGCTTCAGGGCTTCTTCGGAACCACTGAACGTGTTATGGAGATGTTGAATAAAAAGGAACACAAGGTAAGAGTGAAGGATATACTGGATTCTCTTTTCAAGAATCAGCCTCTTCTCCTCCTTCTTCTTTCCAGTTTGCTGAGTGTACTGATTAACCTGCCTATAACTGCAGGGATCTTTTATGCAACCTATAATCTTGGGGATGAAGGATATATGGCTCTGTTGGCAGGTACTGTCCTTGTTGCTTCGGGTATAGGCTGCGGTATTGCTCCTGCCCTGGGACGCCGATATACGGGCCGGAGTATTCTTATTGCTACTTCTGCCCTTGCTTCTTTTCTTTTTGTTATAGCTTATTTTGCATGTGCTTCAGGGAACATGGTTCTTATTGTTCTACTGACTTTCATCATTGGTGTTCTTTTAGGAATCCCTCTTGTTCTGAGAACTTCAATGATGGCCGATACCATTGAATATGCCCAGGCCAAAACAGGTGTCCGTAATGAAGGAATCATTTTTGCATCACTGACATTTGTAAGCAAACTTAAAATGGGTGCCGCCAGTTTTTTTGTAGGTATGGTACTTAAATTTTCAGGTTATATTCCCAATATTGAACAGACTCCCGAGGCTCTCAACGGCATTATGCTCACCATGACTCTGCTCCCTGCATTGGGTGCTGCCTTGTCTGTGATCCCAATGCTGTTTTACACATTGACAGATCAGGAGCATAAAAAAATCATTGAGCAGCTTAGCTGA
- a CDS encoding HAD family phosphatase, whose protein sequence is MLKAVLFDMDGVLADSEEFICEAAMKMFAEKGLEVKAEDFLPFVGAGENRYLGGVAEAYGFELGSIDEAKARTYAVYGEIIKGRLKELPGAASFVKRCRREGWKCALATSADHTKMVFTMNEIGLSLDHFDACINGLDVEHKKPFPDIYLEAARMLGIDIKDCLVVEDAVNGVQAARAAGARCLALTTSFSRDELRGADWFAADLSDLPEEAVKW, encoded by the coding sequence ATGCTGAAAGCAGTTTTATTTGATATGGATGGTGTGCTGGCTGACTCGGAGGAGTTTATCTGTGAAGCCGCCATGAAAATGTTTGCTGAAAAAGGTCTTGAAGTGAAGGCTGAGGATTTTCTCCCCTTTGTGGGTGCCGGTGAAAACCGCTATCTGGGGGGTGTTGCCGAAGCCTATGGATTTGAGCTGGGAAGTATAGATGAGGCCAAGGCCAGAACCTATGCCGTATACGGTGAAATCATAAAGGGCCGCCTGAAAGAACTGCCCGGTGCTGCTTCTTTTGTTAAACGCTGCCGCAGAGAGGGATGGAAATGTGCCCTGGCGACCAGTGCAGATCATACAAAGATGGTTTTCACCATGAATGAAATAGGATTATCACTGGATCATTTTGATGCCTGTATCAATGGCCTTGATGTAGAGCATAAAAAACCCTTTCCTGATATTTATCTGGAGGCTGCCCGTATGCTGGGAATAGATATCAAAGACTGTCTAGTTGTGGAAGATGCTGTAAATGGTGTACAGGCCGCCAGGGCTGCCGGAGCCAGATGTCTGGCCCTGACTACAAGTTTTTCAAGAGATGAATTAAGGGGTGCAGATTGGTTCGCAGCGGACCTTTCAGATCTTCCCGAAGAGGCTGTTAAGTGGTAA
- a CDS encoding sensor histidine kinase, translating into MKIKLKLVSLILLNSVGFLFAFIIYLSVTGLLRDIEWEKKELEILSEKSQAVRISGAEIFMDRPLEDSWYVLEIQMKNLEIHYVYLDRLSILPFLNPQIGKAIGTIESLETITFEQYAVLSTTYSDIKTLLSDSAVFDNILFSTLFNAPSFIEEVDWVRLRFLADEFRTNYAQLDYILDNSVRILNEELYLIETEISHIRKVGLLVTLFLAFIIIGVMLIITLSLSQKIARDMVQINSSLSQMLLSSEAVVIDIERNDELGDLARNIESIFNELILTRDHLIQSEKMASLGELVAGIAHEINTPVGIGVTASSHMIGQIDELNTLFINENLTQEQFSSYLKNLKDSSDIMLSNMEKAAGLIKGFKQIAVDQSYQEARCFMVLDYLKDLKKSLKPLYTKRRIKIRLECDETLEINSIPGMLSQIITNLVQNAVLHAFSVKEEGRIYISLKKGSDDLILSFRDTGHGMTKEIMDRVFDPFFTTRRGSGGGSGLGLHIVYNLVTQGLGGTISCDSVPGEGTEFIIHFRECLRRIDNY; encoded by the coding sequence ATGAAAATTAAATTGAAACTGGTTTCCCTTATTTTGCTCAACAGTGTAGGTTTTTTATTTGCATTTATTATCTATCTCTCTGTCACAGGATTACTGCGTGATATTGAATGGGAGAAGAAAGAACTTGAGATTTTGTCAGAAAAATCTCAAGCTGTGAGAATCTCAGGTGCTGAAATCTTTATGGATAGACCTCTTGAAGATAGTTGGTACGTCCTGGAAATACAGATGAAAAACCTGGAGATCCATTATGTATATCTGGATCGCCTCTCTATTCTGCCTTTTTTAAATCCTCAGATAGGCAAAGCAATTGGTACAATAGAAAGTCTGGAAACTATTACATTTGAACAATATGCTGTTCTCAGTACAACCTATTCAGATATCAAGACGCTGCTCTCAGATTCTGCTGTATTTGATAATATACTCTTCAGTACTCTCTTCAATGCCCCTTCATTTATAGAAGAAGTAGATTGGGTAAGGCTCAGGTTCCTTGCAGATGAATTCAGGACAAATTATGCTCAGCTGGATTATATTCTGGATAATAGTGTCAGAATCTTGAATGAGGAACTATATCTGATAGAGACTGAAATATCCCATATCAGAAAGGTTGGTCTTCTTGTTACCCTTTTTCTGGCTTTTATCATTATCGGAGTCATGCTTATTATCACACTGAGTCTTTCTCAAAAGATTGCAAGAGATATGGTACAGATAAATTCGTCCCTTTCCCAAATGCTTTTATCCTCAGAAGCAGTTGTAATAGATATAGAGAGAAATGATGAGCTTGGTGATCTGGCTCGGAATATTGAATCCATCTTCAATGAATTGATACTTACCAGGGATCATCTGATTCAGTCTGAAAAAATGGCCTCTCTTGGTGAGCTGGTTGCGGGTATCGCCCATGAAATAAATACTCCTGTAGGTATCGGTGTTACTGCTTCATCCCATATGATTGGGCAGATAGATGAGTTGAATACCTTATTCATAAATGAAAATCTGACTCAGGAGCAGTTTTCCTCCTATCTGAAGAACTTGAAAGACAGCTCTGATATTATGCTCTCCAACATGGAAAAGGCGGCGGGTCTTATAAAGGGATTCAAACAGATTGCAGTGGATCAAAGTTATCAGGAAGCACGGTGTTTCATGGTGCTTGATTATCTGAAGGATCTTAAAAAAAGTCTGAAACCACTTTATACGAAACGTAGAATTAAAATTCGTCTCGAATGTGATGAGACTCTGGAAATTAACAGTATTCCAGGAATGCTGTCACAGATAATAACTAATCTGGTTCAGAATGCAGTTCTTCATGCTTTTTCGGTAAAAGAGGAAGGGAGAATATACATCTCTCTGAAAAAAGGATCCGATGATCTTATTCTCAGCTTTAGAGACACAGGTCATGGGATGACAAAGGAAATAATGGACCGGGTGTTTGATCCTTTTTTTACAACCAGAAGAGGGAGCGGCGGGGGAAGCGGACTGGGACTGCATATTGTCTACAATCTTGTGACTCAGGGGCTTGGCGGAACAATCAGCTGTGACAGTGTTCCCGGTGAAGGAACGGAATTTATTATTCATTTCAGGGAATGCTTAAGACGTATTGATAATTATTAA
- a CDS encoding zinc-binding dehydrogenase has translation MKTKAVRLYGKNDLRLEEFELPQIKDDEILATVISDSICMSSYKAASQGADHKRVPDDVDQNPIIIGHEFCGEILEVGSKWSKQFKAGQKFSIQPALNYKGSLDAPGYSFQHIGGDATQVIIPNEVMEMNCLLPYEGEAYFMGSLSEPVSCIVGTYHAMYHIPQGTYIHDMGIRKGGNLAILAGVGPMGLGAIDYAIHAPIKPGLLVVTDIDNARLERAASIYTVEEAAKNGVKLVYKNTKDSSDPIADLMAETGDAGYDDVLVMAPVRPLVEQGDKILTKDGCLNFFAGPSDTEFKAELNFYDVHYAFHHIVGTSGGNTDDMKESLEMMGDGRLNPSAMITHVGGLDAVVETTLNLPKIPGGKKLIYNHKKMPLTALIDFEEKGKSNPLFAELDKLVKKHNGLWNVEAEKYLLSNAEAI, from the coding sequence ATGAAAACTAAAGCAGTAAGACTATATGGTAAGAATGATTTGAGATTGGAGGAGTTTGAACTTCCCCAGATTAAGGACGACGAGATTCTGGCGACTGTTATTTCTGACAGTATCTGTATGTCATCATATAAAGCGGCGTCTCAGGGGGCGGATCATAAGAGAGTTCCCGATGATGTGGATCAGAATCCCATTATTATCGGCCATGAATTCTGCGGTGAAATCCTGGAAGTGGGTTCCAAGTGGAGTAAACAGTTCAAGGCCGGGCAGAAGTTTTCAATTCAGCCTGCTCTGAATTACAAGGGTTCTCTGGATGCTCCCGGTTATTCTTTCCAGCATATCGGTGGAGATGCCACACAGGTTATTATTCCCAACGAAGTTATGGAGATGAACTGTCTTCTTCCTTATGAGGGAGAAGCATATTTCATGGGATCACTGAGTGAACCTGTATCCTGTATCGTTGGAACCTATCATGCCATGTACCATATTCCCCAGGGAACCTATATCCATGATATGGGAATCCGTAAAGGTGGAAATCTGGCCATTCTTGCAGGTGTGGGACCCATGGGACTGGGAGCAATCGACTATGCTATTCATGCACCCATCAAACCGGGGCTTCTGGTTGTAACCGATATTGATAATGCACGTCTGGAAAGAGCGGCTTCCATCTATACTGTGGAGGAAGCAGCAAAGAACGGTGTGAAACTTGTCTATAAGAATACTAAAGACAGCAGCGATCCTATTGCGGATCTGATGGCTGAGACCGGGGATGCCGGATATGATGATGTACTTGTTATGGCACCTGTTCGTCCTCTTGTTGAACAGGGAGACAAAATTCTCACTAAAGACGGTTGTCTGAACTTTTTTGCAGGTCCTTCGGATACTGAGTTCAAGGCGGAGCTGAATTTTTATGATGTACACTATGCTTTTCATCACATTGTGGGAACAAGCGGTGGAAATACAGATGATATGAAAGAATCCCTTGAGATGATGGGTGACGGTCGTCTGAATCCTTCAGCCATGATTACACATGTCGGCGGGCTGGATGCGGTTGTAGAGACTACCTTGAATCTGCCCAAAATCCCCGGTGGAAAAAAGCTGATCTATAATCATAAGAAAATGCCCCTTACGGCACTCATTGATTTTGAAGAGAAGGGTAAATCTAATCCCCTCTTTGCAGAGCTGGACAAACTGGTGAAGAAGCATAATGGTTTATGGAATGTAGAAGCAGAGAAATATCTGCTTAGCAATGCCGAAGCTATCTAA
- a CDS encoding transketolase yields the protein MSNEVINKGADNIRILSAAMVEKAKSGHPGGAMGGADFVNVLFSEFMNFDPSDGKWINRDRFFLDPGHMSPMLYSILSFYGHYSMDELSNFRQWGSPTPGHPEVDFSRGVENTSGPLGQGHTFAVGAAIAEKFLKDKFGEWMNHKIYTFISDGGVQEEISQGAGRIAGNLGLNNLVMFYDSNDVQLSTTVKEVTSENTAQKYKAWGWKVLEIAGNDADAIRGALTEANKPGDKPVLIIGKTIMGKGAVTAEGANFEGEVSTHGQPLSAAGASFEKTIKNLGGDAENPFVIFPEVQEWLDGVIKAKTAAAAAKKAEQGEWAKSNPALAAKLEQFYSKKLPAIDWKAIEQKSGSATRAASASVLSVLAENVENMIVSSADLSNSDKTDGFLKKTRAITKDDFGGAFLQSGVCELTMASICNGLALHGGIIPACGTFFVFSDYIKPALRTAALMELQVIYVWTHDAFRVGEDGPTHQPVEHEAQLRLMEQLQNHSHKNSTLVLRPADAQETTVAWKMALENKDSPTALILSRQNITELPAASGDRVSEAFNAEKGAYIVEEAGGTPDVVLVASGSEVSTLVSGAALLREKKGLKVQVVSAPSEGLFRNQTAAYQSKVLPAGIPTFGMTAGLPVTLQGLVGATGKVFGLNSFGFSAPAAVLDEKLGYTAENVFNQVIDFLA from the coding sequence GTGAGTAACGAAGTTATCAACAAGGGAGCGGACAATATCCGTATCCTCTCTGCCGCTATGGTTGAGAAAGCAAAATCAGGTCACCCCGGCGGAGCTATGGGTGGAGCCGATTTCGTCAATGTTCTGTTTTCAGAGTTTATGAATTTTGACCCCAGTGATGGTAAATGGATCAACAGAGACAGATTTTTCCTAGATCCCGGGCATATGAGCCCTATGCTTTATTCCATCCTGTCCTTTTACGGACATTACAGCATGGATGAGCTTTCCAATTTCAGACAGTGGGGATCTCCCACTCCCGGGCATCCCGAAGTAGACTTTTCCCGGGGTGTTGAAAATACATCCGGCCCCCTGGGACAGGGACATACATTTGCAGTCGGTGCCGCCATTGCCGAAAAATTCCTGAAGGATAAATTCGGTGAATGGATGAATCATAAAATCTATACCTTTATCTCTGATGGTGGTGTTCAGGAAGAAATTTCACAGGGTGCTGGTAGAATTGCCGGAAACCTCGGACTGAATAACCTTGTTATGTTCTATGACTCAAATGATGTTCAGCTGTCCACAACAGTTAAAGAAGTAACATCAGAAAATACTGCTCAGAAATACAAGGCCTGGGGTTGGAAAGTCCTGGAAATTGCAGGTAATGATGCTGACGCCATCAGAGGCGCTTTGACTGAAGCCAACAAGCCCGGTGACAAACCGGTTCTTATTATCGGAAAAACCATTATGGGTAAGGGTGCTGTAACAGCAGAAGGTGCCAACTTTGAAGGTGAAGTTTCTACACACGGTCAGCCCCTGAGTGCTGCCGGTGCTTCCTTTGAGAAGACCATCAAAAACCTCGGTGGAGATGCAGAGAATCCCTTTGTTATATTTCCTGAAGTTCAGGAATGGTTGGACGGCGTTATCAAGGCCAAGACAGCCGCTGCTGCTGCCAAAAAGGCAGAACAGGGCGAATGGGCCAAGTCCAACCCCGCTCTTGCTGCCAAACTGGAACAGTTTTACAGCAAGAAACTCCCTGCCATCGACTGGAAAGCCATTGAGCAGAAATCTGGTTCTGCAACCAGAGCAGCATCGGCTTCCGTATTGAGTGTCCTCGCTGAAAACGTGGAAAACATGATTGTTTCTTCCGCCGACCTCAGTAACTCTGATAAGACCGACGGATTCCTGAAGAAGACAAGAGCCATCACAAAAGACGATTTCGGCGGAGCCTTCCTCCAGTCCGGTGTCTGTGAACTTACCATGGCCTCCATCTGTAACGGTCTGGCTCTCCACGGTGGAATCATTCCTGCCTGTGGTACCTTCTTTGTATTCTCTGACTACATCAAGCCCGCACTGAGAACTGCTGCTCTTATGGAACTGCAGGTCATCTATGTCTGGACTCATGATGCATTCCGCGTTGGAGAAGACGGACCTACCCACCAGCCTGTTGAGCATGAAGCTCAGCTGAGACTGATGGAACAGCTTCAGAATCATTCTCATAAAAACTCTACCCTGGTTCTCCGTCCTGCGGATGCCCAGGAAACAACTGTTGCCTGGAAAATGGCCTTGGAAAACAAGGATTCTCCCACGGCGTTGATCTTGTCCAGACAGAATATCACCGAGCTGCCCGCCGCTTCCGGCGACAGAGTCTCCGAAGCCTTCAATGCTGAGAAAGGTGCCTATATCGTTGAGGAAGCAGGGGGAACTCCCGATGTTGTTCTCGTGGCTTCAGGATCTGAAGTATCCACCCTCGTTAGTGGTGCCGCTCTTTTAAGAGAGAAGAAAGGTCTGAAGGTTCAGGTTGTTTCAGCTCCCTCTGAAGGTCTTTTCAGGAACCAGACCGCTGCTTACCAGAGCAAAGTTCTTCCTGCCGGAATTCCTACATTCGGTATGACCGCTGGTCTGCCTGTAACTCTGCAGGGTCTTGTTGGAGCTACGGGAAAAGTCTTTGGTCTGAACAGTTTCGGTTTCAGTGCTCCTGCTGCAGTTCTGGATGAAAAACTGGGTTATACTGCAGAGAATGTTTTTAATCAGGTAATAGATTTTCTCGCTTAA
- a CDS encoding SDR family NAD(P)-dependent oxidoreductase: MNKISIAAACIRGLSFDGEKGKIISYFPEAYIGKGDILQLPVLPDEEDKIIDQIKAAWSGQKIITLADGGSFIIADSYDEAQSVFAGSLSAVQSEKKSEGFVPAVADKVALVTGGAQGFGEGMVRQLSAAGAYVFIADMNIDGAEALAVKLNKEQGSTRAFALKVNVTDEESVESMMDQVALTTGGVDIFISNAGVLKAGSVKEMALKDFQFVTDVDYTGFFICTKFASRLMAVQNAPSGMYFSDIIGISSKSGLEGSNKNGAYAGAKFGSLGLTQSFALELVTDNIKVNSICPGNFLDGPLWSDPDRGLFVQYLNTGKVPGAKTLADVRKFYEDKVPMKRGCETKDVVKAIYYIVDQKYETGQAIPVTGGQVMLN; encoded by the coding sequence GTGAATAAGATCAGTATAGCAGCTGCCTGTATAAGGGGACTCAGCTTTGATGGAGAAAAAGGGAAGATCATTTCCTACTTTCCCGAGGCTTATATAGGGAAAGGTGATATTCTTCAGCTTCCTGTTTTACCGGATGAAGAAGATAAAATTATTGATCAGATCAAAGCTGCCTGGTCAGGTCAAAAGATTATTACTCTGGCAGATGGCGGATCATTTATTATTGCAGACTCCTATGATGAGGCACAGTCAGTTTTTGCCGGCAGTCTTTCAGCAGTTCAGAGTGAAAAAAAATCTGAAGGGTTTGTTCCGGCAGTTGCCGACAAGGTTGCCCTGGTCACTGGCGGAGCTCAGGGATTCGGAGAGGGTATGGTGCGCCAGCTATCTGCTGCGGGAGCCTATGTCTTCATCGCAGACATGAATATAGACGGCGCCGAAGCACTTGCCGTCAAGCTGAACAAAGAACAGGGTTCCACCCGGGCATTTGCCTTGAAAGTTAATGTAACAGATGAAGAATCTGTAGAATCCATGATGGATCAGGTTGCCCTTACTACAGGTGGAGTTGATATCTTTATCAGCAATGCGGGAGTGCTCAAGGCGGGAAGTGTTAAGGAAATGGCACTCAAGGATTTTCAATTTGTCACAGACGTTGATTATACAGGTTTCTTTATCTGTACGAAATTCGCCTCCAGGCTGATGGCTGTGCAGAATGCCCCCAGCGGGATGTATTTCAGTGACATCATCGGAATCAGTTCCAAGTCTGGTCTTGAAGGTTCTAATAAGAATGGTGCCTATGCTGGAGCCAAGTTCGGAAGTCTTGGTCTGACTCAGAGTTTTGCACTTGAGCTGGTCACAGACAATATCAAGGTCAATTCAATCTGTCCCGGTAACTTCCTGGATGGACCTCTCTGGTCAGATCCCGATAGAGGACTCTTTGTTCAGTATCTGAACACTGGGAAGGTTCCGGGAGCCAAGACTCTGGCGGATGTACGTAAGTTTTATGAAGACAAGGTTCCCATGAAAAGGGGATGTGAGACTAAGGATGTGGTGAAAGCCATCTATTATATTGTGGATCAGAAGTATGAAACCGGTCAGGCCATTCCCGTTACCGGCGGCCAGGTAATGCTTAACTGA
- a CDS encoding rhamnulokinase family protein, producing MKKYIAVDLGASNGRVIVGNLEGFEVTNRFPTWNIRLGDSVYWDILAIFNEIKKGIKEAVKLYPEDIVSIGIDTWGVDHGLLDKNGALIGNPYMYRDSRTDTAMEEVFKVVPRKEIYDRTGIQFNQFNTLYQLWAMKRDSPEILSAVKHYLSIPDLLNYWLTGVMKNEFTHASTTQLMNPHTGEWDTELMEKLGIPSDIFEEIVPSGSVIGSLAPHVADELNAPESIRVVAVGAHDTASAVAAVPVEEGKDNLFISSGTWSLLGVESETPVINDKTFSYDLTNEGTVSGTTRLLKNIMGMWILQESKGYWDEYEKKYSWDELSDMARANGPVDWHLNPNDQSFFAPSSIDDPMPERIRKFCVKNGWKAPSSIGEFVRGIFQGLAETYAATIDALEDITSKKYNELYIVGGGCRDTLLCELTAEISGRTVFAGPGEATALGNIMIQILASGEITSIQQGRDLLRKTQDIVEYKPAPVN from the coding sequence ATGAAGAAATATATTGCTGTGGATCTGGGAGCATCCAATGGAAGGGTTATTGTTGGAAACCTTGAAGGCTTTGAGGTTACGAACCGTTTTCCCACCTGGAATATTCGTCTGGGAGACAGTGTGTATTGGGATATCCTTGCTATCTTCAATGAGATAAAGAAGGGAATTAAAGAAGCTGTTAAGCTTTATCCTGAAGATATTGTGAGTATCGGAATTGATACCTGGGGAGTGGATCATGGACTTCTGGATAAGAATGGTGCCCTCATCGGAAATCCATATATGTATAGGGACAGCCGAACGGATACAGCCATGGAAGAAGTATTCAAGGTAGTACCCCGGAAAGAAATTTATGACAGGACAGGTATTCAGTTTAATCAGTTCAATACCCTTTATCAGCTCTGGGCAATGAAACGGGATTCTCCCGAAATTCTGTCTGCAGTAAAGCATTACCTTTCAATTCCTGACCTATTGAATTACTGGCTTACGGGTGTAATGAAAAATGAGTTTACCCATGCCTCCACCACCCAGCTTATGAATCCCCATACGGGAGAGTGGGATACAGAATTGATGGAGAAGCTTGGAATCCCTTCAGATATCTTTGAAGAGATCGTTCCTTCAGGTTCTGTTATCGGAAGCCTGGCTCCTCATGTTGCAGATGAACTGAATGCTCCTGAGTCTATCAGGGTTGTTGCTGTGGGAGCCCATGACACGGCATCCGCTGTTGCTGCGGTTCCTGTGGAAGAGGGAAAAGACAATCTTTTTATCAGTTCCGGGACATGGTCTCTTTTAGGTGTTGAATCAGAGACTCCTGTGATTAATGATAAAACCTTCAGTTATGACCTTACCAATGAAGGAACCGTCAGTGGAACCACACGTCTTTTAAAGAATATTATGGGTATGTGGATTCTTCAGGAATCCAAGGGTTACTGGGATGAATATGAGAAGAAGTACAGCTGGGATGAGTTGTCTGATATGGCAAGGGCAAACGGTCCTGTCGACTGGCATCTTAATCCCAATGATCAGAGCTTTTTTGCTCCTTCATCCATTGATGATCCCATGCCGGAACGCATCAGAAAATTCTGTGTAAAGAACGGCTGGAAGGCTCCCTCTTCTATAGGTGAATTTGTCCGTGGTATTTTTCAGGGACTTGCCGAGACCTATGCGGCTACAATTGATGCTCTGGAAGATATAACATCCAAAAAATATAATGAGCTTTATATCGTGGGCGGCGGCTGCAGGGATACGCTTCTCTGTGAACTGACTGCCGAGATCTCAGGGCGAACTGTATTTGCCGGTCCGGGAGAGGCGACGGCTCTGGGTAATATTATGATTCAGATTCTGGCTTCCGGTGAAATAACATCAATTCAGCAGGGTAGGGATCTGCTGCGTAAGACTCAGGATATTGTTGAATATAAACCTGCCCCTGTTAACTGA
- a CDS encoding IclR family transcriptional regulator: MENSQTIEKTMMLLETLALYGPSRASAITKILAIHRSSAYRMLGSLVQLGYVLHHEESGLYSLSRKMESFTDSGSAWGWLKSLADPYLQGIYEKVNETMHLAVLHNNEISYLSKWESSRSLRVVVQSQAGGHAPLYCTGLGKMLLAGQEKDELERIVQDIELIPFTETTIRTADSLHAELNRIRTDLISFDNEEHEEGVSCIAVPLLNKEGDIIAAISITVPTLRFTEDRKKELRSLMRDAGRSISAMIDEYHI, from the coding sequence ATGGAAAACTCCCAAACCATAGAAAAGACAATGATGCTGCTGGAAACTCTGGCCCTTTACGGTCCCAGCCGTGCTTCGGCAATAACAAAAATACTGGCTATTCACCGCAGCAGTGCTTACAGAATGCTTGGTTCCCTTGTGCAGCTAGGTTATGTACTCCACCATGAAGAGAGCGGCTTATACAGTCTATCTCGAAAAATGGAGAGTTTCACCGATTCCGGCTCCGCCTGGGGATGGCTGAAAAGTCTGGCAGACCCCTATCTTCAGGGTATATATGAAAAAGTAAATGAGACCATGCACCTGGCGGTACTCCATAACAACGAGATAAGTTATCTCAGTAAGTGGGAATCAAGCAGAAGTCTGAGAGTTGTTGTTCAGTCCCAGGCAGGAGGTCATGCGCCCTTGTATTGTACTGGTCTTGGAAAGATGCTGCTTGCAGGCCAGGAGAAGGATGAGCTGGAGAGAATTGTTCAGGACATAGAATTGATACCTTTTACAGAAACAACAATCCGAACTGCCGATTCGCTTCATGCAGAGCTGAACAGAATCCGTACAGACCTGATATCCTTTGACAATGAAGAACATGAAGAGGGTGTAAGCTGTATAGCGGTCCCGCTCCTCAATAAAGAGGGGGATATTATTGCTGCCATAAGTATTACTGTTCCGACCCTGCGTTTCACCGAAGATAGAAAGAAAGAACTGCGTTCTCTTATGCGGGATGCCGGCCGCAGTATATCCGCGATGATAGACGAATATCATATCTGA